A segment of the Lolium perenne isolate Kyuss_39 chromosome 3, Kyuss_2.0, whole genome shotgun sequence genome:
AAGGACAGCCCATCCAAATCAAACGCCTAAGAATCCGTCATCTTCCTCGCTAGAAAGGCCGGATGCGCGGTGGGGCGAGGCAGGGCGCGCAGCGGCCACGAAGGTCATGCGGCCGCGGCGCGCAGCTAGCGCGGAGCAGGAAGGTGGCCGGGACGACGGGAAGAGGCGGCGCTGGGCGCAGACCTTTGCTCGGCGGCGACAGCAGGGAGAGGAGGCGGCGCCAGGGTCGCGCCGAGTAGGGCGGCGCTCGCAGGAGGCCGGAAGAGCGGAGGCCGAGCAGGGCGACGGGGAAGAGGGGGCTCGCGCGGGGCTCGGTTGGAGAGCTCGGTAGCGGCGACTGCTACCGGAGGTGGCTCAAGAAGTAGCAGCCGGAGTGGTCTGGAGGCTAGAGGTGCAAGGGAGGAGAAGGGAGTCACGGGCTCACGCCGCCATGCTCCTAGCGCCTGCGCACGGTCGGGGCCTCAACATTGCCGACGGATTTGGGGATGAAACCCACGGGAGAGACATGGAAAATCTTATCATCTTAGCTATTTGTATTTTAGGCCTTTTATTTATCGTATTTCATGGAAGCATGTCCCCGCTTATCtcggctttttttttttttagatgaTCTCGGCTATTTTTAATTCGTTTTGGTTTGGTCACCCCGTCCGTTAAGCAACACAGCCGGCTGAAATTTTCTAATCTACTCCAAAGTTAGTTCAGAAAAAGTAATGTAGTCCTGCATAATCCTTCACACATGAAGTATCACTCACATGAAGTATCACTAGTTTGAACAACTCACACACGATTACAAACATTCTTCCCCACAAGCCATGTCAACTATGGTTTATGCGCAACAACTTGTGCACACAACAAATTCTGCTTCAGAAAAGGATACACCTTGATTACTATTTGACATGTAAAGTGAACAAGATGAGTCATATCAACAAATCCATTTTGATGATCCACCCAATAAATACACGTGTAAGACCACCTAACACTACATACAAATTATCTTTTTGAGGAGCACGGATACACTTTCCATAAACCAAATGCAAAGATGAAAATAAACCATGTCATCTCAGCTATAAATAGGCCCGAACCTTGAAGATCATTCTCCATCTTCCATACTTAAGACAATCATAAGCATCAGAGCACAACACCGATCACTAGTAACAACATGAAGAACTTATTCATCCTAGCTCTCTTTGCCTTAACGGCAATTAGTGCTGATGCCACCACAACTCTAGGTTACGAGAAACAAGGACAACAACAACTATTTCCAGAtccacaacaacaaccaccatttCCGCAGCAAGAACATGTTCCCTACACATGGGAGCCACCATAtccacaacaacaaccacaatttCCGCAGCAACAACCATCCcctcagcaacaacaacaattccCTCAACAACCACCATTTTTTCAGCCAtatccgcaacaacaacaactgaaCCAGTGTAAGAAGTTTCTCTTACAACAGTGTAGCCCGGTGGCGAGAGTGCCATTCTTTCCATCGCAGATGTTGCAGCAGATTAGCTGCCAAGTGATGAGAAAACAGTGTTGCCGCCAACTGGCGGAGATCCCTATGCAGTTTCGGTATCAGGCCATCCAAAATGTCGTGCACGCCATCATcatgcaacaacaacaaccaaagtTGGGTCAAGGTTTCTTCCAGCCTCACCAGCAGGTCCAGGGCTTCCTCCAGCCTCAACAGCTACAAGTCCAGGCGCTGCAGACACTATCGATGGTGTGTAATGTGAACATCCCACCCCCACAGTTTGGTGATGTCTCTGTCAGCATTGGTGGCTATTGAGAATATATGAGCTCTCGCCGTAGGTAGACATATCAACGATGTTTACCCTATGTAGAGGTGACAAATAAAGTGTGTTAACATGGACCCTTGTTGGTTCAAATTTGGGAATAAAAGACAAAGAAagttcttgtctccgtgaaaattCTTGTTGGTGTTCCTTTCATGTGCATGTTCAAACGTTCATCACTAAGAACAATGTAATGCATCTTTCTAATCATTATTGAATGACTATGCATATTGGATTGAGTAGACTACTATTAAGTAAGGACAAAATGCAACTTAATTTCCTAAGGGTGTGAGGTTAACTCATCCCCGTCCGGATCTATATGCATTAACACTGAGGTTAGCCTTAGATATAATTTATGATTTATATGGGATATAATTGATTTGTTATGTGTAACAGAATGGAGAAAATATACACTAATCTTGTTCCATGCTTTATAGAAACCACAAGTTCCTTCAAACATGCATTTTTCTCTACATTCCACCCCTTTTTCGCTTGGTCTAGTTCATGCATATTTACCTTCGCATTCCCTAGAAGGAAGGGAATGCATGAAAAAGTATACCCCAGCATACAATTTTATCTAACCCCTATTTCCCTAGGCCTAATAcgtgtgtatatatataccttCACATTCACAAAAAGGAAGAGAATGCATGCAGAAACTACAATTTTCTATAAATGTCACCGCTCTTTCGCTCATCCTAATACGTGTGTACATACCTTCACATTCACATGAAGGAACGAAATGCATGAAAAATATATACAAATATATCATCCCTATAAAGTGTAAAGTGGACGAGTCATGTCCATGTCAACACAATAATACACATGAGGATACGAAACTTACAAATTATGTATAGACTACCAAATTAGATAGAAAGGAGTGTAAAAACAAAATATGTTGCTTTACTCATTGCCAAAGATCGATAAGGTTATGCCCTGTAAAATTGAGTTCAAAGTAAAACAATACACATGTGGCTAAGCAACTTATAATGACATTTAATACATCTTCTGAAAAAGTAGTGAGCCAAAGAAAAGTTGCTTTTGGTTCTTAGTTTGGAGTGACCAGACTCAAGCTAAGCGTCACAAGCGGAAAATTTGAATTGGACTTCTTTTTGTTGTGAGAGGCGAATCAACTCACAATCCCAGCCCAGCACATACATCATTTTGCTTGTTTGCATCTCATCTCGTGTTTGTTGACTGACGACGAGGAAGTCCGGCCAGCCGGAGCCTCCCACCACATCCAAGTTCGTCAGAAGCGACAGCTCTCTCAATTGTGCATAGAGTCTCCTGAATTCCATCATCATAGCCGATCAACGGCCGGTGATCGCGCCATCTGGTAGTCCATTAATGGCGGCAGCGGGGACAACTGGCGTCAGCAGGACCAGTACGGCTATGACCAACAGCGGCGACAAGTCTCTCTTCTTCATTACCCGCACCATCATTCTACCCCTTTCTCCCATCTTGCCTCTACCACTCAGCATGATCATCTTCTTGTTCGGTTTCCAATGGATTGAACGGGATTTACATGGATTGAATTGGACTGAATCCCATATAGGTCAAATTCTCGCCTAATCCCATGTGATACACCCCAATCCAATTGGGAAGTGGGTTAAAAATGCCTAAAGGTGATCATCCTCTTCCCCTTTCTCCCTCAAATATCCGTCGTCTTATGACCTCTCTTTTCCCTTTTGTTTTCCACCTGCAGGTTATAAGagtgatgatacgtctccaacgtatcgataatttcttatgttccatgcttgttttatgacaatacctacatgttttatacatactttatgtcatatttatgcattttccggcactaacctattgacgagatgccgaagtgccagttcctgttttctgctgtttttggtttcagaaatcctagtaaggaaatattctcggaattggacgaaatcaacgcccaacatcttataattccacgaagcttccaaaacaccGGAGAGACACCAGAGgataggcccagggccaccacacgtgtgggcggcgcggcccaggggggcgcgcccccctactgtgtggctgccccgcagccccttcgactccgcctcttcgccaatTTAagtctccctgacctaaaacatcgacaccgattgacgaaacccgagaaaaccttccagagccgccgccatcgcgaaactccaattcgggggacagaagtctctgttccggcacccttccgggacgaggaattgcccccgaaatcatctccaccgccatctccaccgccatcttcaccgccatcgctgtctccatgatgaggagggagtaattcacccccggggctgcgggctctgctgtagctatgtggttcatctctctctttgtgatctagttgaatatcatctatgtgctactctagtgatgttattaaagtactctattcctcctccatgatgtaatggtgacagtgtgtgcatcatgtagtacttggcgtagtttatgattctgatctcttgtagattatgaagttaactattactatgatagtattgatgtgatctattcctcctttcatagcctgatggtgacagtgtgcatgctatgttagtactcggtataattgcgttagtCTATCAtgtactctaaggttatttaaatatgaatatcgaatgttgtggagcttgttaactccggcattgaggtgctcttgtagccctacacaattaatggtgttcatcatccaacaagagagtgtagagtggttttattatgtgatcaatgttgagagtgtctactagtgaaagtatgatccctaggccttgtttccaaatactgcagtcatcgcttatttactgttttaccgcatctttacttcctgcaatattactaccatcaactgcacgccagcaagctattttctggtgccgttactactgctcatatacattcataccacttgtatttcactatctcttcgccgaactagtgcacctatatatctgacaagtgtattaggtgtgttggggacacaagagacttcttgtatcgtgattgcagggttgcttgagagggatatctttgacctcttcctccctgagttcgataaaccttgggtgattcacttaagggaaacttgctgctgttctacaaacctctgctcttggaggcccaacactgtctacaggaatagaagcgtgcgtagacatcaaattattttttggcgccgttgccggggaggtaaggtaaaaggcactcacactccggtcccaggcaacaaagttattttctggcgccgttgtaagtgctcgaagttatttcctttagatcctgcaattgcatctttttgtttcttgtttttatttcactagttaggcataatggaaagcaacatggagctttttaatctatttcctgagttaagacatggatggtttgatgcgaaaattaaaaaacccatggaacatattagtatgaacgctttgaacaccattgttactaatgatatggaaaattctaagcttggggaagctggttttgatgagcttgatatttttagtcccccaagcattgagaagaaaattttctttcatgatactttgcctcctatttatgatgattataatgatagtggtcttttggtgccgcctactatggagagtacattttattatgattatactatgcctcctacacttgatgagaataataatgatagctactttgttgaatttgctcccactacaactaataaaattgattatgcttatgtggagagtaattattttatgcatgagactcatgataagaatgctttatgtgatagttatattgttgagtttgttcatgatgccactgaaaatctttatgagagaggaaaatatgggtgtagaagttttcatgttactaaaacacctctctttttgctgaaaatcttgaagttgcgcttgtctagtctttctatgcttgttgcattatacttcatgaatttgtttatttacaagattccctttcataggaagtgggttagacttaaatttgttttgaatttgccttttgatgctctcttttgcttcaactcttatttcttgcgagtgcatcattaaaattactgagcccatcttaatggctataaagaaagcacttcttgggagataacccatgtttttattttactacagcaattttgttttatatttgtgtcttggaagttgttactactgtagcaacctctccttatctttattttattgcattgttgtgccaagtaaagtctttgatagcaaggttgatactagatttggatttctgcgcagaaacagatttctgtctgtcacgaatttgggcagggttctctgtaggtaactcagaaaaatcttccaatttacgtgcgtgatcctcagatatgtacgcaactttcattcaatttgagaattttcatttgagcaagtctggtgtctctaaaaaattcgtctttacggactgttctgttttgacaggttctgccttttatttcgcattgcctcttttgctatgttggatggatttctttgttccattgacttccagtagctttgagcaatgtccagaagtgttaagaatgattgtttcacctctgaacatgtgaatttttgattatgcactaaccctctaatgagttgttttgagtttggtgtggaggaagttttcaaggatcaagagaggaggatgatacaatatgatcaaggagagtgaaagctctaagcttggggatgccccggtggttcatccctgcatatttcaagaagactcaagcatctaagcttggggatgcccaaggcatccccttcttcatcgacaacattatcaggttcctctagtgaaactatatttttattccatcacatcttatgcgctttacttggagcgtctgtatgtttttgttttgttttgtttgaataaagttggatcctagcattcattgtgtgggagagagacacgctccgctgttgcatatggacaaatatgtccttagctttactcataatgttcatggcgaaggttgaatctgcttcgttaattgttatatggttggaaacgggaaatgctacatgtggtaattggtagaatgtcttgaataatttgatacttggcaattgttgtgctcataaggatcatgtttaagctcttgcatcatatactttgcacctattagtgaagaaatacatagagcttgcttaaatttggtttgcatgattggtctctctaaggtctagatattttctagtaagggtttgaacaacaaggaagacggtgtagagtcttataatgcttgcaatatgttcttatgtgagttttgctgtaccggttcatacttgtgtttgcttcaaacaaccttgctagcctaagccttgtattgagagggattacttctcatgcatccaaatccttgagccaataactatgccacttgtgtccaccatacctacctactacatggtatttctccgccattccaaagtaaattgcttgagtgctatctttaaacacttcaaaagttattacctcttatttgtgtcaatgttttatagctcatgaggaagtatgtggtgtttatctttcaatattgttgggcaactttcaccaatggactagtggcttcatccgcttatccaataattttgcaaaaagagctggcaatggggttcccagccccaaattaattaaccttcataattttacaaaaaaaagacactcctccatggtatgtgattgttggacggcacccgaggattcggttagccatggcttgagaaagcaaaggtggggaggagtgtcatctaaataaaactaaaataaaaaggtactccttcatggtatgagattgttggcaggcacccgaggattcggttagccatggtttgtgaaagcaaggttggaaggagtgccacccaaaaataaaaatctttcatgggagccgctctttgaaggtctgtctggcaagggggttagagtgcccactaccattcgttgacaacaacaaacacctctcaaaactttacttttatgctctctttatgttttcaaaataaaagctctagcacaaatatagcaatcaatgcttccctcttcgaagggccattcttctacttttatgttgagtcagtttacctatttccttctatcttagaagcaaaaatttgtgttaactgtgcattgattcttacatgcttgcatatttgcacttattatattactttatgttgacaactatccatgagataaatatgttacaagttgaaagaaaccgctgaaacttatatcttcctttatgttgcttcaatgcctttactttgaatttattgctttatgagttaactcttatgcaagacttattgatgcttgtcttgaaagtactattcatgaaaagtctttgctatatgattcaattgtttactcattgtctttaccattgcttcgaatcgctgcattcattacatatgcttacaatagtattgatcaagattatgatagcatgtcacttcagaaattatctttgttatcgtttacctactcgggacgagtaggaactaagcttgtggatgctgatacgtctccaacgtatcgataatttcttatgttccatgcttgttttatgacaatacctacatgttttatacatactttatgtcatatttatgtattttccggcactaacctattgacgagatgccgaagtgccagttcctgttttctgctgtttttggtttcagaaatcctagtaaggaaatattctcgaaattggacgaaatcaacgcccaacatcttataattccacgaagcttccagaacaccggagagacaccagaggagaggcccagggccaccacacgtgtgggcggcgcggcccaggggggcgccccccctactgtgtggctgcctcgcagcccctccgactccgcctcttcgcctatttaagtctccctgacctaaaacatcgacaccgattgacgaaacccgagaaaaccttccagagccgccgccattgcgaaactccaattcgggggacagaagtctctgttccggcaccctgtcgggacggggaattgccccggagtcatctccaccgccatctccaccgccatcttcaccgccatcgctgtctccatgatgaggagggagtaattcacccccggggctgagggctctgctgtagctatgtggttcatctctctctttgtgatctagttgaatatcatctatgtgctactctagtgatgttattaaagtactctattcctcctccatgatgtaatggtgacagtgtgtgcatcatgtagtacttggcgtagttcatgattgtgatctcttgtagattatgaagttaactattactatgatagtattgatgtgatctattcctcctttcatagcttgatggtgacagtgtgcatgctatgttagtactcggtataattgcgttggtctatcatgcactctaaggttatttaaatatgaatatcgaatgttgtggagcttgttaactccggcattgaggtgctcttgtagccctacacaattaatggtgttcatcatccaacaagagagtgtagagtggttttattatgtgatcaatgttgagagtgtctactagtgaaagtatgatccctaggccttgtttccaaatactgcaatcatcgcttatttactgttttaccgcatctttacttcctgcaatattactaccatcaactgcacgccagcaagctattttctggtgccgttactattgctcatatacattcataccacttgtatttcactatctcttcgccgaactagtgcacttatacatctgacaagtgtattaggtgtgttggggatacaagagacttcttgtatcgtgattgcagggttgcttgagagggatatctttgacctcttcctccctgagttcgataaaccttgggtgattcacttaagggaaacttgctgctgttttacaaatctctgctcttggaggcccaacactgtctacaggaatagaagcgtgcgtagacatcaagtgaGAGACCCGCATAATTGTTGAGAGTATGAGAGGTTGGAGAAATTGTTCCCTAGTATCTGTATTAAACCCCAAAGTTGAAAATCTAACACAATTTTGGATAGTGGCTTTGCACTTTGGGTCTTAagaacatatgaaaataaaatcatGGATCTAACGAATTCTAGATATTATGGCTACAGATGTTTGTTGAGTAAATATGACAGCTTGTGTTTTGTGCATACATGCTAAGGAAGTGCAAAGATTCCTCTTGTCCTTTTTGTACGATCCAcacatttttcatatttttttatcAAGTCATGAACAACTTGTTTATTTATCTGAACAATGCAAATAAATGGAAATCTTCACACTTTGAGCAAAATGATGAAGCCGTGTAAAGCATTACTAATATAATCCATAACCATTAGTTATACAGCATTATAAACCTGAGAAATGTCATGATATGCTAATGCCACTTCATCTTACCAACTAATAGTAGAACACTCCAAAGTTAGTTCAGAAAAAGTAATGTAGTCCTGGACAACCCTTAACACATG
Coding sequences within it:
- the LOC127338576 gene encoding avenin-E-like codes for the protein MKNLFILALFALTAISADATTTLGYEKQGQQQLFPDPQQQPPFPQQEHVPYTWEPPYPQQQPQFPQQQPSPQQQQQFPQQPPFFQPYPQQQQLNQCKKFLLQQCSPVARVPFFPSQMLQQISCQVMRKQCCRQLAEIPMQFRYQAIQNVVHAIIMQQQQPKLGQGFFQPHQQVQGFLQPQQLQVQALQTLSMVCNVNIPPPQFGDVSVSIGGY